A region of Gemmatimonadota bacterium DNA encodes the following proteins:
- a CDS encoding aldehyde dehydrogenase family protein: MTVGSPVPFLLAGELRQGDSTWTIRSPHDGAVVGCAAVASRADVEAALDAAVRAAPEAAAMPSHARAAVLERIADGLQLRREEVARLLASEAGKPVTAARLELDRAIFVFRQGAEEATRIGGEVIPTDLMPHGEHRLAITRRFPLAPISAITPFNFPVLLAAHKLAPMIACGATMVLKPPPQDPLSTLLLAEIIAGAGYPAGALSILPCTNDDAAPLLDDPRVRLISFTGSARVGWMIRARAPMTHVSLELGGNAAVIVERDADIAHAVRRCVVGGYSYAGQSCISTQRILVHGDVYDAFVSAFTDAVAALRCGDPLDEATDVGPMIDEASAARAVAWVTEAVAAGARLAVGGTRTGALMRPTVLLDTTSAMQVNCAEIFAPVTTVRRFADFDAALDIANDSPYGLQAGLFTNDIHRILRAFERLEVGGVVVNDISGFRVDHLPYGGVKQSGTGREGVRYAIEAMTEKRLLILG; the protein is encoded by the coding sequence GTGACCGTAGGCAGCCCCGTTCCCTTCCTGCTCGCCGGCGAGCTGCGACAGGGCGACTCGACCTGGACGATCCGGAGCCCCCACGACGGGGCGGTCGTCGGGTGCGCGGCGGTGGCGTCGCGCGCCGACGTGGAAGCGGCGCTCGACGCGGCGGTGCGTGCCGCGCCCGAAGCCGCGGCGATGCCATCGCACGCGAGGGCGGCCGTGCTGGAACGGATCGCCGACGGGCTGCAGCTGCGGCGGGAGGAGGTCGCCCGGCTGCTCGCGTCCGAGGCAGGGAAACCGGTCACTGCCGCCCGGCTGGAGCTGGACCGCGCGATCTTCGTCTTCCGACAGGGTGCCGAGGAGGCGACCCGCATCGGCGGCGAGGTGATCCCAACCGACCTGATGCCGCACGGTGAACATCGCCTCGCGATCACGCGCCGCTTTCCCCTCGCCCCGATCAGCGCGATCACGCCGTTCAACTTCCCGGTCCTCCTCGCGGCCCACAAGCTGGCGCCGATGATCGCGTGCGGCGCAACCATGGTGCTCAAGCCGCCCCCGCAGGACCCGCTGTCGACGCTGCTGCTGGCCGAGATCATCGCCGGGGCCGGCTACCCGGCCGGCGCGCTCTCGATCCTCCCCTGCACCAACGACGACGCGGCCCCGCTGCTCGACGACCCGCGGGTGCGGTTGATCTCCTTCACCGGCTCCGCGCGCGTGGGATGGATGATTCGTGCCCGCGCACCGATGACCCATGTGTCGCTGGAACTTGGGGGCAACGCGGCCGTGATCGTCGAGCGCGACGCCGACATTGCCCACGCCGTGCGCCGATGTGTGGTGGGCGGCTACAGCTATGCCGGCCAGTCGTGCATCTCGACGCAGCGGATCCTGGTGCATGGCGATGTGTACGACGCCTTTGTCTCGGCCTTCACCGACGCGGTGGCCGCATTGCGGTGCGGCGATCCCCTCGACGAGGCGACGGATGTCGGCCCGATGATCGATGAGGCGAGTGCCGCCCGGGCCGTCGCGTGGGTGACGGAGGCGGTCGCGGCCGGGGCACGATTGGCCGTCGGTGGCACCCGGACCGGCGCGCTGATGCGCCCGACCGTCCTGCTCGACACGACCAGTGCGATGCAGGTCAATTGCGCCGAGATCTTCGCGCCGGTCACCACCGTGCGCCGATTCGCGGACTTCGACGCCGCCCTCGACATCGCCAACGACTCGCCCTACGGCCTCCAGGCCGGCCTCTTCACCAACGACATCCACCGGATCCTGCGCGCCTTCGAGCGACTCGAGGTCGGCGGCGTGGTGGTGAACGACATCTCCGGCTTCCGCGTCGACCACCTCCCCTACGGCGGCGTCAAGCAGTCCGGCACCGGTCGCGAGGGTGTCCGCTATGCGATCGAGGCGATGACGGAGAAGCGACTCTTGATATTGGGATGA